The Belonocnema kinseyi isolate 2016_QV_RU_SX_M_011 unplaced genomic scaffold, B_treatae_v1 SchBZDm_2248;HRSCAF=2463, whole genome shotgun sequence genome contains the following window.
GAAATAGAGAATAAGTGAAATAGATAAAGGTTGATCTATTTcacttattttcattttaatattcatCGTCCCACCGTATTTCATTTGTATAACAAGTACGTGCCCAATCGATAAAGTGTTTGAACATTTTCAGGAACAAAAGCATTCTTATAATATGCCCAATGCACCAACCAGCAAAACTACTTCTTACAAATAGTAGTTTGTTCGCCTTGTCTTTAAGATAGCTGTTGACTAATGGGAAGATCATTGAATCCGGTGGAATGTACGGGTTGTACAATTGCACAAAGAAAGttatcaaaaattccaattgaaGGAAGAAGAGGCGACTTCCCACTATCGTTGCGTTTTCTTTAAGATCCAAAAGCGGCCAGTTGCGCAAAGTTGTTAGACTGGTCCATAAGAGCTGAACCAAGAAAAATGCCAGAAAGAACAAGAACATGCGATGAGGTTGAACCAATCCTTCATAGAGCGGCTTAGTATAGACCGATGTGAACATCACGAATTGTCCCGTAACAAAACCAGCCATTGCTGCTACCCGTCTCTGGTTGTCTTCTGTCAAGAAGCTGGGGCCAACGAAGAGATAGCAGTGCAGAGCTATGGTGGGTATGGTCATAAATCCACAAAAGAGTCCCGCTCCAATCACTGAATTGAGTATTTTTTCGAGTATCTTACGCAAAAAGGATGACCCTAAGACTGCCATTTTTCCCACGAATAGGAATAGGAATAGAGCTAGTAATAGCTCTATTCCGCGTGCAATCATTGAATCCGAATTGTGGATTTTGTTCAATAGGTTAAGGAATTGCACAAACAATGCTTGCATTTTCATCGCCAATCGccttagaaaaataaagaaatagatcTGGGCAAGCATGATAACCAGCTCGCTTTCTTTCTTTCGTAGCAAAAATACATAACATAGCAGAATCATTATTACGAGACC
Protein-coding sequences here:
- the LOC117182528 gene encoding protein TIC 214-like; this encodes MAVLGSSFLRKILEKILNSVIGAGLFCGFMTIPTIALHCYLFVGPSFLTEDNQRRVAAMAGFVTGQFVMFTSVYTKPLYEGLVQPHRMFLFFLAFFLVQLLWTSLTTLRNWPLLDLKENATIVGSRLFFLQLEFLITFFVQLYNPYIPPDSMIFPLVNSYLKDKANKLLFVRSSFA